The following are encoded together in the Streptococcus oralis genome:
- a CDS encoding amino acid ABC transporter permease: MVSYDFSKVFQFLPTLWQALPMTLSILFFTTLLGSLFGGLLAWAQVGEDKSFAAISKGYIFTLRCTPPIVLLFLVFYGLPEFLKWWLGLDINNWSKTIFVLLTMILLFAAIVAEVFKASYQAIPKGQTEAGLSIGLTPSQTFWRIIFPQAFQVALPNITTAILNLMRDAALAYTIGFVDVMGAGNLLISRNLGNYSLETYTAVALLYWGIALVISSLSRLLEKSLETKGR; the protein is encoded by the coding sequence ATGGTTTCTTATGATTTTTCCAAGGTCTTTCAGTTTTTGCCAACCTTATGGCAGGCACTTCCTATGACCTTGTCCATTCTCTTTTTTACCACTCTTCTTGGTTCCCTTTTTGGAGGTCTCTTGGCCTGGGCACAAGTAGGAGAAGACAAGAGTTTTGCAGCGATTTCCAAAGGCTATATCTTTACCCTACGTTGTACACCGCCGATTGTCTTGCTTTTTCTAGTCTTTTATGGCTTGCCAGAATTTCTGAAATGGTGGCTTGGTTTGGATATCAACAACTGGTCTAAAACTATTTTTGTTCTCCTGACGATGATTCTCTTGTTTGCCGCTATTGTTGCCGAGGTTTTCAAGGCGAGCTATCAAGCTATTCCAAAGGGGCAGACAGAGGCTGGGCTTAGTATTGGTTTGACTCCAAGTCAGACTTTTTGGAGAATCATTTTTCCCCAAGCTTTTCAAGTTGCTCTTCCCAATATAACAACTGCTATTCTCAATCTTATGCGGGATGCTGCCTTGGCCTATACGATTGGTTTCGTTGATGTTATGGGGGCAGGCAATCTCTTGATTAGTCGCAATTTAGGGAACTACTCTCTGGAAACCTATACGGCAGTTGCGCTTCTTTACTGGGGGATTGCCTTGGTTATTTCTAGCTTGAGTCGTTTGCTTGAGAAGTCTTTGGAAACAAAAGGGAGGTAA
- a CDS encoding pullulanase → MKKIPSQTEKKMIYGIRSLKNGTGSVLIGASIVLLSAAMPTISANENLPQTQENTSAVTKAPTETETSQTQKETPISEQNNANASLDSKKEAPAVETTTAPETPKTEDATTSQANSTEKKVDASTSAPNSDQKPQADTSSEEPIEDNYFRIHVKKLPEENKDSQGLWTWDDVEKPSENWPNGAKSFKDAKKDDYGYYLDVKLKNDQAKKVSFLINNSKGDNLTGDRSVERLSPKMNEAWLDENYKVYNYRPQPAGTVRVNYYRTDGNYDKKSLWYWGDVKNPSSGEWPDGTDFTATGKYGRYIDIPLNEAAREFGFLLLDESKKGDDVKIRKEDYKFTDLKNHSQIFLKDDDETIYTNPYYVHDIRMTGAQHVAKSRIESSFSTLVGAKKDDILKHTSITDYQGNKVAITDVEVDEAGKKVTYIGDFSDTQHPYTVSYNSDRFTTRSSWRLKDESYSYDGPLGATLKEDGKRVDLTLWSPSADKVSVVVYDKKDPEKVVGTVALEKGEKGTWKQTLDANSGLGISNYTGYYYHYQIERQGKTVLVLDPYAKSLAAWNSDLAKTDAAHKVAKAAFVDPAKLGPQDLTYGKIRNFKSREDAVIYEAHVRDFTSDPAIAKDLTKPFGTFEAFIEKLDYLKDLGVTHIQLLPVLSYYFVNELKNQERLSAYASSNSNYNWGYDPQNYFSLTGMYSSDPKDPEKRIAEFKNLINEIHKRGMGAILDVVYNHTANVDIFEDIEPNYYHFMDADGTPRTSFGGGRLGTTHYMSKRVLVDSIKYLVETYKVDGFRFDMMGDHDAASIEEAYKAARALNPNLIMLGEGWRTYTGDENTPTRAADQDWMKHTDTVAVFSDDIRNNLKSGYPNEGQPAFITGGKRDINTIFKNLIAQPTNFEADSPGDVIQYIAAHDNLTLFDIIAQSIKKDPSKAENYAEIHRRLRLGNLMVLTAQGTPFIHSGQEYGRTKQFLDPAYKTPVPEDKVPNKSHLLRDRDGKPFVYPYFIHDSYDSSDAVNKFDWTKATDGKAFPENVKSRDYMKGLIALRQSTDAFRLKSLQDIKERVRLITVPGQNGVEKEDVVIGYQITAPNGDIYAVFVNADDKAREFNLGTAFAHLRKAEVLADENQAGPVGISNPQGIEWTEKGLKLNALTAVVLRLSQGGAIVAPAVEEKPEFDLSSLEVEPEQGQAQNLAANPETQETAAEALSQKALPNTGTESKSLLALAGFSILALLGLGWLIQNKKKN, encoded by the coding sequence ATGAAAAAGATCCCATCTCAAACTGAGAAAAAAATGATTTACGGTATCCGTTCCTTGAAGAACGGAACTGGTTCTGTCCTTATTGGTGCCAGCATTGTCCTACTTTCTGCTGCAATGCCAACCATTTCAGCTAACGAAAATCTTCCTCAAACTCAGGAAAACACTAGCGCTGTGACCAAGGCCCCTACTGAGACTGAAACGAGTCAAACTCAAAAGGAAACGCCTATTTCTGAACAAAATAATGCAAACGCTTCCCTTGATTCTAAAAAAGAAGCTCCAGCTGTAGAAACTACTACAGCACCAGAAACACCTAAAACAGAAGATGCTACTACAAGCCAGGCTAATAGCACGGAAAAGAAAGTAGATGCCAGCACTTCGGCGCCAAATTCTGATCAAAAACCACAAGCAGACACTAGTTCTGAAGAACCAATCGAAGATAACTACTTCCGCATCCATGTGAAAAAACTCCCTGAGGAAAACAAGGATTCTCAAGGCCTTTGGACTTGGGACGATGTTGAAAAACCTTCTGAAAACTGGCCCAATGGAGCCAAGTCCTTCAAGGATGCCAAGAAAGATGACTATGGCTATTATCTCGATGTCAAACTTAAGAATGATCAAGCTAAGAAAGTCAGCTTCCTCATCAATAATTCCAAAGGGGACAACCTGACAGGGGACCGTTCAGTAGAGCGCCTCTCTCCAAAAATGAACGAGGCTTGGCTAGATGAAAATTATAAGGTATACAACTACCGTCCTCAGCCAGCGGGAACAGTCCGTGTCAACTACTACCGCACCGATGGCAACTATGACAAGAAATCACTCTGGTATTGGGGCGATGTCAAGAATCCAAGTAGTGGAGAATGGCCTGACGGTACTGACTTTACAGCAACTGGAAAATATGGCCGTTACATTGATATCCCACTCAATGAAGCTGCTAGAGAATTTGGATTTTTATTACTAGACGAAAGCAAGAAAGGCGATGATGTGAAAATCAGAAAAGAAGACTATAAATTTACTGATCTAAAAAATCACAGTCAAATCTTCCTCAAGGATGATGACGAAACCATCTACACCAACCCCTACTATGTACACGACATCCGCATGACTGGTGCCCAACATGTGGCTAAATCTCGTATCGAAAGCAGTTTTTCTACCCTAGTTGGAGCTAAGAAAGACGATATCCTCAAACACACGAGCATCACTGATTACCAAGGGAATAAAGTAGCTATCACAGACGTGGAAGTGGATGAGGCAGGTAAAAAGGTGACCTACATCGGCGACTTCTCTGACACCCAACACCCTTACACTGTCAGCTACAATTCAGACCGCTTTACCACACGGTCAAGCTGGCGCCTCAAGGATGAATCCTACAGCTACGATGGGCCACTCGGCGCAACTCTCAAAGAAGATGGCAAGCGGGTTGACCTCACCCTCTGGTCTCCAAGTGCTGATAAGGTTTCTGTCGTTGTCTACGACAAGAAAGACCCTGAAAAGGTAGTCGGAACTGTCGCCCTTGAAAAAGGAGAAAAAGGAACCTGGAAACAAACTCTGGATGCAAACTCTGGTCTCGGTATCAGCAACTACACTGGCTACTACTACCACTACCAAATCGAGCGCCAAGGTAAAACTGTCCTCGTTCTTGACCCTTATGCCAAATCATTAGCGGCTTGGAACAGTGACCTAGCAAAAACAGATGCCGCTCATAAGGTCGCTAAAGCTGCCTTTGTCGATCCAGCGAAGTTAGGTCCGCAAGACTTGACCTATGGAAAGATTCGTAACTTCAAATCGCGTGAAGATGCCGTTATCTATGAAGCTCATGTGCGTGACTTCACTTCGGATCCTGCCATCGCAAAAGACTTGACCAAGCCATTTGGTACCTTTGAAGCCTTTATCGAAAAACTGGACTATCTCAAAGATTTGGGTGTGACTCATATCCAACTCCTTCCTGTCTTGTCCTACTACTTTGTCAATGAATTGAAGAACCAAGAACGTTTGTCTGCCTACGCTTCAAGCAACAGCAACTACAACTGGGGATATGACCCTCAAAACTACTTCTCCTTGACTGGTATGTACTCAAGCGATCCTAAGGATCCAGAAAAACGTATCGCAGAATTCAAAAACCTCATCAACGAAATCCACAAACGTGGCATGGGGGCTATCTTGGATGTGGTCTACAACCATACTGCCAACGTTGATATTTTTGAGGATATTGAGCCAAACTACTATCACTTTATGGATGCAGACGGAACTCCCCGTACTAGCTTCGGAGGCGGCCGTTTGGGAACTACCCACTACATGTCTAAACGTGTCTTGGTAGACTCCATCAAGTATCTGGTTGAAACCTACAAAGTAGATGGTTTCCGCTTTGATATGATGGGTGACCACGATGCGGCTTCAATCGAAGAAGCTTACAAGGCTGCACGAGCCCTTAATCCAAATCTCATCATGCTTGGTGAAGGTTGGAGAACCTATACTGGTGATGAAAATACGCCTACTAGAGCTGCTGACCAAGATTGGATGAAACATACCGATACTGTCGCTGTCTTTTCAGACGACATCCGCAACAACCTCAAGTCCGGTTATCCAAACGAAGGCCAACCTGCCTTTATCACAGGTGGAAAACGCGATATCAATACCATCTTTAAAAATCTCATTGCTCAACCAACTAACTTTGAAGCAGACAGTCCTGGAGATGTTATCCAGTATATTGCAGCCCATGATAACTTGACCCTCTTTGATATCATTGCTCAGTCTATCAAAAAAGACCCAAGCAAGGCTGAAAACTACGCTGAGATCCATCGTCGTTTGCGACTTGGAAACCTCATGGTCTTGACTGCTCAAGGAACTCCGTTTATCCACTCTGGGCAGGAATATGGACGTACCAAACAATTCCTTGACCCAGCCTATAAGACTCCTGTTCCTGAAGATAAGGTTCCAAACAAGTCACACTTGTTGCGTGACAGGGACGGCAAGCCATTTGTCTATCCTTACTTTATCCATGACTCTTACGACTCAAGTGATGCTGTCAACAAGTTTGATTGGACCAAAGCAACAGATGGTAAAGCCTTCCCTGAAAATGTCAAGAGCCGTGACTACATGAAAGGTTTGATCGCTCTTCGTCAATCTACAGACGCTTTCCGACTTAAGAGTCTGCAAGATATCAAGGAGCGCGTCCGACTCATTACTGTCCCAGGCCAAAATGGTGTTGAAAAGGAAGACGTGGTCATTGGCTACCAAATCACCGCTCCAAATGGAGATATCTACGCTGTCTTTGTCAATGCGGATGATAAGGCTCGCGAATTCAACTTGGGAACTGCTTTTGCTCACTTGAGAAAGGCTGAAGTCCTCGCAGATGAAAATCAAGCCGGACCAGTAGGAATTTCCAACCCTCAAGGTATCGAATGGACTGAAAAAGGCTTGAAATTGAACGCTCTCACTGCTGTCGTTCTCCGCTTGTCTCAAGGTGGCGCCATCGTCGCTCCAGCCGTAGAAGAAAAACCAGAATTTGATCTTTCTAGCTTGGAAGTTGAACCAGAACAAGGTCAAGCTCAAAACCTAGCAGCCAATCCTGAAACTCAAGAAACTGCTGCAGAGGCTCTTTCTCAGAAAGCCCTTCCTAACACAGGAACTGAGAGCAAATCCCTCCTTGCTCTTGCTGGATTCAGCATCCTCGCCCTTCTCGGACTTGGATGGTTGATACAAAACAAGAAAAAGAACTAA
- the rpoB gene encoding DNA-directed RNA polymerase subunit beta, whose amino-acid sequence MAGHDVQYGKHRTRRSFSRIKEVLDLPNLIEIQTDSFKDFLDHGLKEVFEDVLPISNFTDTMELEFVGYEIKEPKYTLEEARIHDASYSAPIFVTFRLINKETGEIKTQEVFFGDFPIMTEMGTFIINGGERIIVSQLVRSPGVYFNDKVDKNGKVGYGSTVIPNRGAWLELESDSKDIAYTRIDRTRKIPFTTLVRALGFSGDDEIFDIFGDSELVRNTVEKDIHKNPMDSRTDEALKEIYERLRPGEPKTAESSRSLLVARFFDPRRYDLAAVGRYKINKKLNVKTRLLNQTIAEPLVDPETGEILVEAGTVMTRSVIESIESHLDGDLNKIVYIPNDAAVLTEPVVLQKFKVVAPTDPDRVVTIIGNANPDDKVRVVTPADILAEMSYFLNLAEGIGRVDDIDHLGNRRIRAVGELLANQVRLGLSRMERNVRERMSVQDNEVLTPQQIINIRPVTAAVKEFFGSSQLSQFMDQHNPLSELSHKRRLSALGPGGLTRDRAGYEVRDVHYTHYGRMCPIETPEGPNIGLINNLSSYGHLNKYGFVQTPYRKVDRETGVVTNEIVWLTADEEDEFTVAQANSRLNEDGTFAEKVVMGRHQGVNQEYPAEVVDYMDVSPKQVVAVATACIPFLENDDSNRALMGANMQRQAVPLIDPKAPYVGTGMEYQAAHDSGAAVIAQYDGKVTYADADKVEVRREDGSLDVYHIQKFRRSNSGTAYNQRTLVKVGDVVEKGDFIADGPSMEKGEMALGQNPIVAYMTWEGYNFEDAVIMSERLVKDDVYTSVHLEEYESETRDTKLGPEEITREIPNVGEDALKDLDEMGIIRIGAEVKEGDILVGKVTPKGEKDLSAEERLLHAIFGDKSREVRDTSLRVPHGADGVVRDVKIFTRANGDELQSGVNMLVRVYIAQKRKIKVGDKMAGRHGNKGVVSRIVPVEDMPYLPDGTPVDIMLNPLGVPSRMNIGQVMELHLGMAARTLGIHIATPVFDGASSEDLWDTVKEAGMDSDAKTILYDGRTGEPFDNRVSVGVMYMIKLHHMVDDKLHARSVGPYSTVTQQPLGGKAQFGGQRFGEMEVWALEAYGASNVLQEILTYKSDDINGRLKAYEAITKGKPIPKPGVPESFRVLVKELQSLGLDMRVLDEDDQEVELRDLDEGMDEDVIHVDDLEKAREKAAQEAKAAFEAEEAEKATKAEATEEAAERE is encoded by the coding sequence TTGGCAGGACATGACGTTCAATACGGGAAACATCGTACCCGTCGTAGTTTTTCAAGAATCAAAGAAGTTCTTGACTTACCAAATTTGATTGAAATTCAAACGGATTCATTCAAAGATTTCCTAGATCACGGTCTTAAGGAAGTATTTGAAGATGTATTGCCAATTTCAAACTTCACAGACACAATGGAGTTGGAATTTGTTGGCTATGAAATCAAGGAACCAAAATACACGCTCGAAGAAGCTCGTATCCACGATGCTAGCTACTCAGCACCAATTTTTGTAACCTTCCGCTTGATTAATAAAGAAACAGGCGAAATCAAGACCCAAGAAGTCTTCTTTGGTGATTTCCCAATCATGACCGAAATGGGTACTTTCATCATCAATGGTGGTGAACGTATTATCGTATCTCAGTTGGTTCGCTCACCCGGTGTTTACTTTAATGACAAAGTAGACAAGAACGGTAAAGTGGGTTACGGCTCAACTGTTATCCCTAACCGTGGAGCTTGGTTGGAACTTGAAAGCGACTCAAAAGACATTGCCTATACTCGGATTGACCGTACTCGTAAGATTCCATTTACAACCTTGGTTCGTGCGCTTGGTTTCTCAGGTGATGATGAAATCTTTGATATCTTTGGTGATAGTGAATTGGTTCGCAACACCGTTGAAAAAGATATCCACAAGAATCCAATGGACTCTCGTACAGACGAAGCCTTGAAAGAAATCTACGAACGCCTTCGTCCAGGTGAACCTAAGACTGCTGAGAGCTCACGTAGCTTGCTTGTAGCGCGTTTCTTTGATCCACGCCGCTACGATTTGGCAGCAGTTGGTCGTTACAAGATCAATAAAAAACTCAACGTTAAAACACGCTTGCTCAACCAAACCATTGCGGAGCCATTGGTAGACCCTGAAACAGGAGAAATCTTGGTAGAGGCTGGTACCGTTATGACTCGTAGTGTGATTGAAAGTATCGAGAGTCATTTGGATGGCGACTTGAACAAAATTGTTTATATTCCAAACGATGCAGCTGTTTTGACAGAACCAGTTGTCCTGCAAAAATTCAAGGTTGTTGCCCCAACGGATCCAGACCGTGTTGTAACCATCATCGGAAATGCCAATCCAGACGACAAGGTTCGTGTTGTAACTCCTGCGGATATCCTTGCAGAGATGAGCTACTTCCTCAACTTGGCAGAAGGTATCGGACGTGTGGATGATATCGACCACCTTGGGAACCGTCGTATCCGTGCAGTTGGTGAATTGCTTGCCAACCAAGTACGTCTTGGACTTTCTCGTATGGAACGTAATGTCCGTGAACGCATGTCTGTTCAGGACAATGAAGTCTTAACACCTCAACAAATCATCAATATCCGTCCTGTAACAGCTGCGGTTAAAGAATTCTTTGGTTCATCACAGTTGTCACAGTTCATGGACCAACACAACCCGCTTTCTGAGTTGTCTCACAAACGCCGTTTGTCAGCCTTAGGACCTGGTGGTTTGACACGTGACCGTGCTGGATATGAAGTACGTGACGTGCATTACACTCACTATGGCCGTATGTGTCCAATCGAGACACCTGAAGGACCTAACATCGGTTTGATTAATAACTTGTCATCTTACGGGCACTTGAACAAGTATGGATTTGTTCAAACACCATACCGTAAGGTTGACCGTGAAACAGGTGTTGTTACCAACGAAATCGTTTGGTTGACAGCCGATGAAGAAGATGAATTTACTGTAGCGCAAGCTAACTCTCGTCTCAACGAAGATGGTACTTTTGCTGAGAAAGTTGTCATGGGACGTCACCAAGGGGTCAACCAAGAGTATCCAGCAGAAGTGGTTGACTACATGGACGTTTCACCAAAACAGGTAGTTGCCGTTGCGACAGCATGTATTCCTTTCTTGGAAAACGATGACTCCAACCGTGCCCTCATGGGTGCCAACATGCAACGTCAGGCTGTGCCTTTGATTGATCCAAAAGCACCTTACGTTGGTACTGGTATGGAATACCAAGCAGCTCATGACTCTGGTGCTGCTGTTATTGCTCAGTATGATGGTAAAGTTACATACGCAGATGCTGACAAGGTAGAAGTACGCCGTGAAGATGGTTCATTGGACGTTTACCACATCCAAAAATTCCGTCGTTCAAACTCAGGTACTGCCTACAACCAACGCACGCTTGTTAAAGTTGGCGATGTCGTTGAAAAAGGCGACTTTATCGCTGACGGACCTTCTATGGAAAAAGGGGAAATGGCGCTTGGACAAAACCCAATCGTTGCTTACATGACATGGGAAGGTTACAACTTCGAGGATGCCGTTATCATGAGCGAACGCTTGGTCAAAGACGATGTCTATACATCTGTCCACCTCGAAGAATACGAATCAGAAACGCGCGATACAAAGCTTGGGCCTGAAGAAATTACTCGTGAAATTCCAAACGTTGGTGAAGATGCCCTTAAAGACCTTGACGAAATGGGTATTATCCGTATCGGTGCTGAGGTTAAAGAAGGGGACATCCTTGTCGGTAAAGTCACACCTAAGGGAGAGAAAGACCTTTCAGCTGAAGAACGTCTCTTGCACGCTATCTTCGGAGACAAGTCTCGTGAAGTGCGTGATACTTCTCTTCGTGTACCTCACGGTGCCGATGGTGTCGTTCGTGATGTTAAGATCTTTACACGTGCAAATGGAGATGAGTTGCAATCAGGTGTGAATATGCTAGTTCGTGTCTACATCGCTCAAAAACGTAAGATCAAGGTCGGAGATAAGATGGCCGGACGTCACGGAAACAAAGGGGTTGTCTCTCGTATCGTTCCTGTAGAAGACATGCCTTACCTTCCAGATGGAACTCCAGTCGACATCATGTTGAACCCACTTGGGGTGCCATCACGTATGAATATCGGTCAGGTTATGGAACTCCACCTTGGTATGGCAGCCCGTACTCTTGGTATCCACATCGCAACACCAGTCTTTGACGGAGCAAGTTCTGAAGACCTTTGGGACACTGTTAAAGAAGCAGGTATGGATAGCGATGCTAAAACAATCCTTTACGATGGACGTACAGGTGAGCCGTTTGACAACCGTGTATCAGTTGGTGTCATGTACATGATCAAACTCCACCACATGGTTGATGATAAATTGCACGCGCGTTCAGTCGGACCATACTCAACCGTTACCCAACAACCACTTGGAGGTAAAGCTCAGTTTGGTGGACAACGTTTCGGTGAGATGGAAGTTTGGGCTCTTGAAGCCTACGGTGCGTCAAATGTTCTCCAAGAAATCTTGACTTACAAGTCTGACGATATCAACGGACGTTTGAAAGCTTATGAAGCTATTACAAAAGGAAAACCAATTCCAAAACCAGGTGTTCCAGAATCCTTCCGAGTTCTTGTAAAAGAATTGCAATCCCTTGGTCTTGACATGCGTGTCCTTGACGAAGATGACCAAGAAGTGGAACTTCGCGACTTGGATGAAGGAATGGACGAAGATGTCATCCACGTAGATGACCTTGAAAAAGCCCGCGAAAAAGCAGCCCAAGAGGCTAAAGCAGCCTTTGAAGCTGAAGAAGCTGAGAAAGCAACAAAAGCGGAAGCAACAGAAGAAGCTGCTGAACGAGAATAA
- a CDS encoding transporter substrate-binding domain-containing protein, with protein MSKKAWIIGGVAVVAVIGATIIGRSLAGVPAKEGETASSAEVITLKVAHTQNYVPYDFVNEKGESDGYEVAVLKAVDEKLANYQFEYTGTSDDDLLIGLESGKYDIGTKGAWYTDERAKKFVIPSEPVGASIIGFTVRKEDEQKYKTIDDFAKNKGKLVPISPQNAQWNVITSYNEKHQDAPIELTAAESFKVADAYAWVLEGRYDAFFDIKLSFEKAVTAEDGPYHQYADKLSWFPYKGIPTYPLIHRDEKGEQFAKEYEKAIKELKEDGTLAKLSQQYFKEDVFSYVDKD; from the coding sequence ATGAGTAAAAAAGCATGGATTATCGGTGGTGTAGCAGTTGTTGCAGTAATTGGGGCAACGATTATCGGGAGAAGTTTAGCTGGCGTTCCAGCCAAGGAGGGAGAAACGGCTTCGTCTGCTGAAGTCATAACTTTGAAGGTTGCCCATACACAAAACTATGTACCTTATGACTTTGTCAATGAAAAAGGGGAATCAGATGGTTATGAAGTAGCTGTTTTGAAGGCTGTTGATGAGAAGTTGGCAAACTATCAATTTGAATATACAGGTACCAGTGATGATGACCTCTTGATTGGTCTGGAATCAGGCAAGTATGACATCGGAACCAAGGGAGCTTGGTACACAGATGAACGAGCTAAAAAGTTTGTCATTCCATCTGAACCAGTGGGAGCGAGCATCATCGGATTTACTGTCAGAAAAGAAGATGAACAGAAATACAAAACCATTGATGACTTTGCTAAGAATAAAGGGAAATTGGTTCCCATCTCTCCACAGAATGCTCAATGGAATGTCATCACCAGCTACAATGAAAAACATCAGGATGCACCGATTGAGCTAACAGCAGCTGAATCCTTTAAAGTGGCAGATGCCTATGCCTGGGTCTTAGAAGGACGTTATGACGCCTTCTTTGATATCAAACTGTCCTTTGAAAAAGCAGTTACCGCAGAAGATGGCCCTTACCACCAATATGCGGATAAACTCAGCTGGTTCCCATACAAGGGTATTCCAACTTATCCCTTGATTCACCGTGATGAAAAGGGTGAGCAATTCGCTAAAGAATACGAAAAAGCAATCAAAGAGTTGAAAGAAGATGGCACGCTTGCTAAGCTATCTCAGCAATACTTTAAAGAAGATGTCTTTAGTTATGTAGACAAAGACTAG
- a CDS encoding amino acid ABC transporter permease, with translation MDIDYIVKTFLETLKGVPITLIIMIVAMVLSFLPALFLALGQIYKVRGVRSFSLVYLAFIRATPPILLILFFYSLFPSLLNQFLKSIGSDFDIFKLDPLYYAFVIYSLMTVGSLSEILRSAILTVDKGQLEAAHAIGLTTTQAYLRIVFPQALRSALPNLANLVINIVKGTSLVFVMTIKDITAIARVEASYGYQYFESYFVIFLQYILICGLIQWGFSLLEKGYVKKEKSAKASSARFV, from the coding sequence ATGGATATAGACTATATTGTAAAGACCTTTCTGGAGACCTTGAAGGGTGTGCCAATCACCTTGATTATCATGATTGTGGCTATGGTCTTAAGTTTTTTACCGGCTCTATTTTTAGCCTTGGGGCAGATTTACAAGGTTCGAGGGGTGAGGAGTTTTTCTCTGGTCTATCTGGCTTTTATCCGAGCGACTCCTCCGATTTTATTGATTCTCTTCTTTTATAGTTTGTTTCCAAGTTTGCTGAATCAATTTCTCAAAAGCATAGGAAGCGATTTTGATATTTTCAAGCTTGATCCTCTCTACTATGCCTTTGTCATTTATAGTTTGATGACAGTCGGGAGTTTATCTGAAATTTTGCGTTCAGCTATCTTGACGGTGGACAAGGGACAACTAGAGGCAGCGCATGCGATTGGCTTGACTACGACCCAGGCCTATCTAAGAATTGTTTTTCCTCAAGCCTTGCGCTCAGCCTTGCCTAACTTGGCCAATCTGGTGATCAATATCGTCAAAGGGACCTCCCTGGTCTTTGTTATGACTATCAAGGACATCACCGCTATTGCTCGTGTAGAAGCGTCCTACGGTTACCAGTATTTTGAGTCTTATTTTGTGATCTTTTTGCAGTATATTTTGATCTGTGGTTTGATTCAGTGGGGCTTCTCCCTACTGGAAAAAGGCTATGTGAAAAAAGAAAAAAGTGCAAAAGCATCTAGCGCGCGTTTCGTATAG
- a CDS encoding amino acid ABC transporter ATP-binding protein produces MLQVEHIAKTFGERQVLEDVNLQVNQGDVVVILGPSGSGKTTFLRCLNHLEKADSGRLTLAGKTYDLAKLSKKDILEIRQKTAFVFQHYNLFANKTALENILEGLIVARKVPKEEALKRAESALEKVGLLAYKDYYPSQLSGGQQQRIGIARAIAVKPEVILLDEPTSALDPELVGDVLDVLKQLAGEGVTMVVVTHEMGFARDVANHVIFMDGGRIVEENNPHDFFSRPQEERTKQFLARILSDASYSVEYMI; encoded by the coding sequence ATGTTACAAGTAGAACATATCGCAAAAACATTTGGTGAGAGGCAGGTCTTGGAGGATGTCAATCTTCAGGTCAACCAAGGGGATGTCGTCGTTATTTTAGGACCATCAGGTTCGGGGAAAACGACCTTTCTCCGTTGTCTCAACCACTTAGAAAAAGCTGACAGTGGCCGTTTGACCTTGGCAGGAAAGACTTATGACTTGGCCAAATTAAGCAAGAAAGACATTCTAGAAATTCGCCAAAAAACAGCCTTTGTTTTCCAACACTACAATCTCTTTGCAAATAAAACTGCTCTGGAAAATATTCTAGAAGGCCTAATCGTAGCTCGTAAAGTACCCAAGGAAGAAGCGCTCAAACGTGCAGAATCTGCCTTAGAAAAAGTTGGTTTACTGGCCTATAAGGACTACTACCCTTCTCAGCTATCTGGAGGGCAACAACAACGAATAGGAATTGCGCGTGCCATTGCAGTCAAGCCCGAGGTCATTTTGCTAGATGAACCAACATCGGCACTAGACCCTGAGTTGGTTGGAGATGTTTTGGATGTTCTGAAACAGTTGGCGGGAGAAGGTGTGACCATGGTGGTCGTCACGCATGAAATGGGATTTGCTAGAGATGTCGCTAACCACGTTATTTTCATGGATGGAGGCCGTATCGTAGAGGAGAACAATCCCCACGACTTCTTTAGTCGTCCACAAGAAGAACGAACCAAGCAGTTCCTGGCTCGTATCTTATCAGATGCTAGCTATAGTGTAGAATATATGATTTGA